A region of the Penicillium psychrofluorescens genome assembly, chromosome: 6 genome:
ATCTTCTGGGGCGAACGAcgtctggagaaggcgatgACTTGGTTTGAGAAAGCCATTGTGGCTGACAGTGATTATGGTGATGGCTGGGCCTGGTACTATAAATTCTTGATGCAGCATGGGACTGAGGTTGGTGGCCTGTTCTACTCCTGTTGCCGTCATCCGAAGCTAATTCGTTTACAGGAAAAACGATCCGATGTCATCTCGAAGTGCATGTCGACGGAGCCGAAGCATGGCGAGGTCTGGCAGTCGATTGCCAAAGACCCGGCTCATGCGCACAAGTCGACCGAGGATGTCCTCAAGCTCGTAGCGGAGACCGTCAACTAGTCGGTCGCCTTTTAGATGTATTCTTAGCCGGCGTTTTTCTGGACCACCATCCGGGTACACCCAATGATGAACATAATGGAGAATAAATCTAATTCATGGGTTATCCGTGTGTATAGCACTTGACTTTCTACTCCTGTCCTAACGAGTGTTTCTTGATTTGCCTGAGACTAACTATAACGTCAAGCAAAGCAGACAGGATGCTCCATGTCTCATAGCCAGTAGTCTTGTGttctctccgtcttcctATTCCTCGTTCTCGTAATGTTGTTGGCTTGGGGCCAAGAGTGAGTTGATCCCTTGATCTCATAGACCAATTTATAGAGACCTACGTAGTAGTCAGCGATTCATGAATATTTGATGTCTGTGCAGGGATGGCCGCGGCGGTCTGGACTGATTTATTTCGCTGCCCAAAACAAACCATGAACAACCATTCGGGCGACCATGCGACCAGCCTAGATATCTCGCCACGATGCCCTCGGGAAGCATCTCGCGCCCCAAGGTGGGTGTGCGACTCCGCTTCATCCCGTCCGACTAACCAACCTTCTTTCGCAGCTGCGGCAGGCCACTTTTGTCCTCCCACGAACGGGCCAGCGCTTGAAGGGACTCGTGAGCCTGCGCAACCCCACGCAGCGACCAGACTCAACGACCGATCATGACGAACGGCGCGGTCTGCTGTCCGGCCAAATCGACCGTCAATCCGTAATCTTGAGCTGGTCGCGAGGCGTGTGGACGCAGGCGCATCAGTTCCTCACCTCCGAGCCGGGCATCGGAGTCGTCAAGTGCAGTCTGGCCTATTTTCTCGGCTCTCTCGCGACCTTCATCCCCCCGATCTCCGCGTTTCTAGGCCATCAGGATGGCAAGCACATGGTGGCCACGATCACCGTCTACTTCCATCCCGCCAGATCCCAGGGAAGCATGTACAAGGCGCTGGTCTGTGCGTTGCTGGCCTTTTGCTATTCCGCATTTCTCTCTATTACCAGCATGATGGTTCAAATCTTCTTCCAGGACACCCTGCACCTGCCGTCCCTCGGCCATGGCTTGGTGCTCATCGTCTTCTGTGGCGGCGGACTGGGCTTCGTGGGATGGACCAAACAGCGCCTGGGCGATCCCCTCGTCAATGTGGCGTGTTCCCTCACCTCCCTGTCTACCATCACGGTCCTGACCAAGGAGGGCGCCGTGCAGAGCGGCGACTTGTCGTTCGCCAAGATCTCCCAGGTCTTGAAGATGGTCGTGATGGGTGTCCTAGTCGCCATGACCGTCTCTTTCGTGGTTTCCCCCATCTCGGCGCGGAAAAAGCTGCGCGCAAATTTGACCACCGTAACGGACACGCTGGCCGTGATGCTGGCTGCGATCACCGAGGGCTTTCTCAGCGGGTCTGAGGAAGAATTGAAGTCGACCGAGTTCTGGGACGCGGAAACAAAACATAAAAAGGCCTACAACCAGCTGGATAAGCTGGTCCGAGAGGCCAAGCTGGAGCACTATGTGGTAGGCACTGAGACGGAGTATCGattggagaagaagctcgtGCGCTGGGTGCAAGACATCACTCATAACATGGGCGGATTGCGCAGCGCCGCTGGACTGCAGTTCAGTCTGATCAAAGAGACAATCGCGCGCGAGTACGGGCTGGATGACCAACCGACACCGTCTAGCATCCGCCTGTTTTCGCCTGTGGAGCGGTCATGGTCTTTTGCCGAGGGGTCTTTTCTAGAGCCCATCGAGGAACGGCCGGAGGAAGACCTGTCACCAAATGGAAGCTTCATACACAGCCCTAGACCCGCTGCTCTCCTTCCAGCAGAGGTGTTCACCATCTTTATTGGCCATTTGGGCCCTTCTATGGTAATGACAACTGTGACCATCCCGGCCTCATACATCGAGACTGACCGATTTACAGCGATCACTGGCATTTACCCTCAAGGAAATATTTAATGAAATTCCCTTCGGCCTGGCACCGGACTACAAAGTCTCGGTCGATAGTCGGCTCCAGACAAGCCTCAATCGCGCTCTCGAACTTTACCGAGAATCGCGGGAGAGGACGCTTACAGTGCTGTATCAGCAGAAAGAAGTCATGAATCTGCAGAGCCctgacgccgccgccgatctGGAAGAAGTATCGGCCAGCTGTGCTCACTTCAGTTTCTCACTATTGGAGTTTGGAGAGCAGCTACACGACTTGCTGTTGATTCTAGATGAATTGCAACTGGAAGTCGAAGAGCGACCCAATGGGAGATCCTGGAACTGGTTGAAATTTTGGACGTGGTCGAAGAGAACAGAAGCAGATACAATTGGAAACTTCACTATAGGTACGTATACACCGGAATATATCCAGTAGATATTGGAACTGATCGAGTAACTGATCGAGTCTCAGACTCACCTTCCGTTGGTCTTGGGATCGATGAAAATCCCCCAAGGGACAATCGAACTATTCACAGAGAGCCATCTGCCACAGTATACGCAAAGAGAAGACTCGGTTACCGCGTCTGGAAATCCCTGGAATTTTTTCGTCGGGATGACACCAAATACGCCATCAAGGTGGGCACTGGGGCCGCTTTGTATGCATTGCCATCATTTATTCCTTCCACCCGACCTTTCTACCAGCACTGGAGGGGGGAATGGGGCCTGGTGTCATACATGTTGGTCTGTTCCATGACAATCGGTGCCTCCAACACCACGGGATATGCACGGTTTATTGGAACAATCCTCGGAGCACTCTGTGCCGTGGTGGCCTGGTATCTGACGGCGGGCAATGTCTTTGGCCTCGCGTTTCTGGGGTGGCTAATGGCGCTCTGGCCCGCGTATCTCACCATAGTCAAGGGTAATGGGCCTATGGGACGGTTTATCATGCTCACTTACAACTTATCCGTGCTGTACGCCTATTCATTGACGCAGAATGACGCtgaagacgatgaggacgaaGGGGGAACGCACCCGG
Encoded here:
- a CDS encoding uncharacterized protein (ID:PFLUO_009225-T1.cds;~source:funannotate), which encodes MPSGSISRPKLRQATFVLPRTGQRLKGLVSLRNPTQRPDSTTDHDERRGLLSGQIDRQSVILSWSRGVWTQAHQFLTSEPGIGVVKCSLAYFLGSLATFIPPISAFLGHQDGKHMVATITVYFHPARSQGSMYKALVCALLAFCYSAFLSITSMMVQIFFQDTLHLPSLGHGLVLIVFCGGGLGFVGWTKQRLGDPLVNVACSLTSLSTITVLTKEGAVQSGDLSFAKISQVLKMVVMGVLVAMTVSFVVSPISARKKLRANLTTVTDTLAVMLAAITEGFLSGSEEELKSTEFWDAETKHKKAYNQLDKLVREAKLEHYVVGTETEYRLEKKLVRWVQDITHNMGGLRSAAGLQFSLIKETIAREYGLDDQPTPSSIRLFSPVERSWSFAEGSFLEPIEERPEEDLSPNGSFIHSPRPAALLPAEVFTIFIGHLGPSMRSLAFTLKEIFNEIPFGLAPDYKVSVDSRLQTSLNRALELYRESRERTLTVLYQQKEVMNLQSPDAAADLEEVSASCAHFSFSLLEFGEQLHDLLLILDELQLEVEERPNGRSWNWLKFWTWSKRTEADTIGNFTIDSPSVGLGIDENPPRDNRTIHREPSATVYAKRRLGYRVWKSLEFFRRDDTKYAIKVGTGAALYALPSFIPSTRPFYQHWRGEWGLVSYMLVCSMTIGASNTTGYARFIGTILGALCAVVAWYLTAGNVFGLAFLGWLMALWPAYLTIVKGNGPMGRFIMLTYNLSVLYAYSLTQNDAEDDEDEGGTHPVITEIVLHRVMAVLSGCIWGIIVTRVFWPISARSRLKSNLSLLWLHLSLIWKRDPLSSMVQGSTTVGYMNPREKLEIERFLAKLETLQASACSEFELRSVFPDAEYGNIIRRTRSMVNAFHAMNLELVKNVTATEGEINLLRYTAAERQQLSGRISHLLSVMASSMKLEYPLNDVLPSIDHARDRLLARIYRYRQDREASQKTTDEDCALLYAYILVTGQLSSEIMAIIGVIGQLLGVLSEDVVALA